AGCCGACGAAAGGCGTGGATATCGGCGCAAAAAGCGATATTTTCCGGATTATCGGATCGCTTGCCGAGCAGGGGAAGGCAATTGTTTACTTAACATGTGAATTTGCGGAAGCGATGGGTATCGCCGACCGGATTCTCGTCATGTGCGACGGTGCACTTGTGAAGGAATTTGGCCGGGGTGAAGCCACGCAAGAGCTGCTGATGCTTTATGCAAGCGGCGGCAAGGAGGAGCAGGCATGAGAGAGAAGTCACTAGATTTCATTTTTAAATTCGGATCATTACTTGTTATTGCCTTAGTCATCCTATTCTTCTCAATGTGGGATGAGCATTTCTTTACGTATGCGAATTTGTCGGATATTTTGCGGTCTATTTCGATTACTACCTTTGTTGCGATTGGCGTAACCTTCTCTCTGACGGTAGACGGCTTCGACTTGTCGGTAGGCTCTACCGTATCGTTAACGACGGTTGTCACGGCGGCCTTCATGGTCTGGTACGAGCAGCCGGTTGTTGTTGTTATCATTGTGGCTCTGTTGATTGGCGCTTTGGTAGGTTTGCTGAACGCGCTCCTAATCGTCAAAATCCGGATTCCGGACATGCTGGCGACGTTGGCGGTTATGTACATCGTTGGCGGTATTCATAAGACCTATACAAAAGGCTATTCGATCTATAACAATATGCCTATGCCTGACGGGTCTACGGCACCGGGCAAGTTCAGCGAGTCATTCCTATGGCTTGGACAAGGCAAGCTGCTTGGCATCCCGGTACCGGTTGTGCTGATGATTATTGCCGTTATTGCGGTTCACCTGTTCTTTAAATACACTCGCTGGGGACGTCAGATGTACACAACTGGCGGCAACGAAGAAGCAGCGCGACTGTCAGGCGTTCGAGTGCGCCGTATCCGTACGTTTGCTTACGTCGCATCCGGTATTTTTGCGGCCATTGGCGGTATTCTGTATGCGGCACGCGTCGGAACAGGCCAGATCGATGCCGGCGCTCCAATGATGATGGAATCGGTAGCCGCTGTCTTTATCGGTTATTCCGTGCTTGGCGCGGGCCGTCCTAACGTAATCGGTACGTTCTTTGGCGCGATCCTGATCGGCGTGCTTCTGAACGGCATGACGATGATGAAGGTGCAGTACTATGCCAACGACATTGTCAAGGGGGTAGTCCTTGTGCTTGCGCTTGCCGTTACCTTCATTCATTTGTCAAGAAGACGAAGCGGATAAAATGAAAAATTGATGAAAGTACGCGTAACCTCTTTAGGCTACTTGAAATTGGAAATCGGCTGTATTACTATAAGTTTGTTTGAGGTCGAGGTATATTTTTCAAGTTTTCAGTAAATAAGAGGGATAAGATGACTCTTCATTTGCCTTTAGGGGAGGTGAAACAAATGAACAAAACCGATTTGATTAACAAAGTGGCTGAATTGTCCGATCTGTCGAAGAAGGATGCGACGAAAGCGGTTGACGCTGTATTCGAAGCAATCTCCGATGCCCTTCAAAGCGGAGACAAAGTACAACTGGTTGGCTTCGGTAACTTTGAAGTTCGCGAACGCCAAGCCCGTAAAGGACGCAATCCGCAAACAGGCGAAGAGATTGATATCGCTGCAAGCAAAATGCCTGCATTCAAGCCTGGTAAATCTCTTAAAGACCTCGTTTCCAATTAATTGCTTTTGTATAGCGCCCGAACGCCTACGCGTTCGGGCGCTTTCGTTTTTGGCCGTGCTGGCAAGTCTTGCATGTCCGAGCCGGTCTATAGTATAATCGAGCCCAGCAATAGGATGCTAGAGCAGCCCAGAGTGCTGCACAGCGAATGCTTACGAAGTAAGAATTATCACAATCGGCTGAAAGGCAGCCAATTGTGTGACAATTCTTTTTAGGAGGGTTAAGATGGAGCCGAATCAAGGCGATTACATCGTTATCAAAGCGAAGGATCAAGGCGTTCAGGTGATCGGCCTCACGCGTGGTCAGGATACCAAGTTCCATCATACGGAGAAGCTGGACAAGAATGAAATCTTGATAGTTCAATTTACGGATCATACATCGGCAGTCAAAATCCGCGGCAAAGCTTCCGTCATGACCAAGCACGGTACCATGGATACAGACCAGTAAAATGATTGTTCGGACAAACTCCCTCACGCAGAATATGCGTGCAGGGAGTTTTTTTGTGCATAGCTTGGCATCTTCGGTTGTAAAATGGGATATAAGGGATTTTTGAAACGTTTACCAGGATCGGAGGGATTCTATGCGAAAGGCCTATTTGACGGCACTAGGCGCGGCGCTTGCGGTAACGGCGGTGATTGGTCTAATGCCTCATTCCGGAATTGGTCCGGATAGGGGTAGGGGCGAGGTGGCCGTCTTTCATCCCTCCGAGATGAAAAGACTGACAAGCAGTAATCTGGTTGATGCCATTGTTGGCCTGCAGCTGACTGGAAGGGTAGGCAAGGTGCAGTGGACCCAGGCGGTGCTGACCGTTGAAATGCGCGCTGACGATGAGAAGCAGGCTGAGCGTTGGTATAAGGATATGGAGAAGCTGATCAGACTGTCGTTCACCCAGATGGAAAATGTGAACCGGCTGCTGATCCGCTATGTCGACTCCAAATCTGACGGCCAGCTGCTGTTTGCGGCTGATGTCAGGAGGACGGACATATGGCTTGGAGAGAACTTTAACGAATTAAGCGACGCCGATCCGCTGCATGATGAGCTGTGGAGGAAGCGTCTGAGAATTGCTTACACCTCCTTGCTTGAAGAGAAGCTGGGACCAATTGATACCTATTCTACCGCACCCCTTCCATCTTCCTAACGGAGTTGTAGCTAAATAATGAACAATTTAACCTTGGAAGCTTGTTTCGTATGCTCATGACCTAAAGTTGTGCTATAATAGTTTAGATTATTTAGCGGCAATATCTGTTCGGAGGCTTACCCCATGAAACCTTATCGTATCAATGAACTCGCATCCAAGTATGTCGAGTATGACATGATTCAAACTTACACCGAGCTGCCTGCTTTCCCCGACCCGAGGTTAAGGCTGCTTCATGCCGTATTAAGCGAGCATGAAACCCTGGAGCCTAGGAGCGAGCTCTATTCGCTGGTTGTATCGTTGGTACAGCTGGGGATGGATACGCATGATCTGATAGACACGGAAGAGACTCGGCGATCAGAAAACGAGATGAGGTCGAGGCAGCTGAAGGTGCTGGCCGGCGATTATTTCAGCAGCCGTTTTTATCAGCTGTTATCTCAAGCCGGGCAGATCAGCATGGTATCCAAGATCAGCGCTGCGGTATGCGAAGTAAACCGATTGAAAATGGATCTTTATACAAAGATGCAGCAATCGCAATTGAAGGCCGAAGAGTATTTGAACAAGCTGACGGAGCTGAAGAGCGAGATGTTCCAACTGTTCAGCGGCATGATGGAAGGTGCGTTCGTGAAGCTTTGGCCGGAGATGCTGGAGGATGTGAGCCGTTGCGAGACGGTGTTGGATGAAATGAATCGTTTTGATTCACCATCCCGGTTTTATCAAAGCTGGGCTTATTGGCATGTCATGCAGGAAGGCACGCCGGAAGAACAGCAAAGTCTGTCCCGGAAGACGGAGCATTCCTTTATTTACGACCTGCGGGGCAAATACGAGCTTCAAAGCAGCCTGGTCTCGAAGCTGAAAGCCGCAGCAGACAGTCTTCGCAGTACGGCAGCAAAGCTGGAGTCCGACCAGCTGAAGAAAGTGCTTCAGGAATTGGCGGATTCCTTCCTGGAGAAGATGGCAGCCCACACCAGGGCGTAACGAAGCGAGGGATATGACAGATGAATGCAAACACAAGCTCTGAATCAAGTTCAGGCTCCGGCTCGAAAGAACATGTGCATGCGCTGTTCGAGAATATAGCGCCTAAATACGATATGATGAACGATCTGCTCAGCTTCCGCAGACATAAGGCTTGGCGGAAATTTACGATGCGCAAGATGAGCGTACAGCAAGGTCAGACAGCGCTGGATTTGTGCTGCGGTACTTGCGACTGGACGATAGCTCTTGCGAAAGCAAGCGGTACCGGTCAGGTTACGGGGCTCGACTTCAGCCAGAACATGCTGGACGTTGGTTCCGTTAAGGTGAACGGCGAAGGGTTGAATAAGCAGATTACGCTTATACAGGGCAATGCGATGGAGCTGCCTTTTGCCGATAACTCCTTCGACTTTGTTACGATCGGCTTTGGACTTCGCAACGTTCCGGATTACCTGCAGGTGCTGAAGGAAATGGAACGGGTCGTGAAGCCGGGCGGCAAGGTAGTATGCCTCGAGTTGTCGAAGCCGTTGTGGCAGCCGTTCAAGGGAATGTATTACTTATACTTTGAACGGATGCTGCCGACAATCGGCAAATGGGTGGCGAAGCGCTTTGACGAATACAAGTGGCTTCCGGATTCCCTGAAGCTGTTCCCCGACGCCAACCAGTTATCCGAGTTATTCCGGCAAGCCGGGCTTCGTGAAGTACAAGCCTATCCGCTTACTGGCGGAATCGCGGCACTTCACATCGGTACAAAGGAGAAATCGCAGCAATGATTCGCAAACTACGCATTATTTTGGAAATGATAAAATTTGAACATTCCGTATTTGCTCTTCCATTCGCCTTTATGGGCGCTGTTCTTGGTACTTTAGCGGTAGAGAAGCGTTTGCCTTCCTGGGGCGAGATTGGCTGGATTGCACTTGCGATGGTTGGTGCCCGCAGCGCGGCCATGAGCCTAAATCGGGTCATTGACAAAGCAATTGACAAGGCTAACCCAAGAACGGCGCAGCGGGCATTGCCTGCAGGCCTATTGAAATCGATTGAAGTCATCTTATTTATTATCGTCTCCTTCGCCCTGTTGTTTATTGCGGCGGCAAACTTGGATCCCATTGCGATGAAGCTGATGCCGATTGCGGTTGTGATGCTGGTTCTGTATTCTTATATGAAAAGAATCACCTGGCTCTGCCACGTGTTCCTTGGCCTTACAATCGGTTTGTCTCCGCTTGGGGGCTGGGTTGCGGTAACGGGCTCGCTGAATGCCTCGGCATGGGTGCTGTATTTTACCGTTGCCCTCTGGATCGCAGGCTTTGATATTGTGTACGCTACGCAGGATTACGAATATGACCGCGATAACGGCCTTCATTCGATTCCCGCGCGTTTTGGCCTCAGAGGGGCTTTGTGGATCGCTAGGGGCTTCCATGTTGTTACGGCAATCGGTTTCTTCGCTTTGTTCTGGATGACCGAACTGAGCTGGGTGTACCTGATTGGCACAATCGCATCGATTCTGATGCTCTTCTATCAACACTGGCTGGTACGGCCGAATGATCTGTCCCGCGTGCAAATTGCCTTCTTCGGCATGAACGGAACCCTCAGCGTTGTATTGTTTGTATTTGCGATGTTTGATCTGCTGGTGGTGCACCAATGGTAGAATTTAGCGGTGCAACAAGACCTAAACGCTGGGTAGTCGGGATCACCGGAGCTAGCGGGGCGATTTACGGAATCCGGTTGATTGAAGAATTACTTCAAGCGAATTACGTCGTTCATGTCGTCGTGACGGAAGCGGGCTGGCGGGTATTGAAAGAAGAACTTGGCTGGGATACATCGCGCCGTCAGGCTGCGCTGGAGCAGCGGTTCGGTGAAGCCGTAACGGCTGGCCGGCTGGTATTCCATCCGAATGCCGATATCGGCGCAAGCATCGCAAGCGGCTCCTTCCAGGTTGAAGGCATGGCGATTGTGCCTTGCTCGATGGGGTCTCTCGCCTCGATGGCTCGAGGGATTTCGGACGATCTGCTGACGCGTGCGGCGGATGTCATGCTGAAGGAAGGGCGCAAGCTCATTATCGTTCCGCGCGAGACTCCGCTTCATGCGATACATTTGGAGAACATGCTTACGCTTGCCCGGCTTGGGGTAAGAATCATTCCGGCTATGCCGGCCTTTTATTATAAACCGCAATCGATGGATGAAATGATTAATTTCCTTGTCGGTAAAGTGCTCGATAGCATGTCGATCGAGCATCAATTATTCAGAAGATGGGGAGATGACCTTACATGACGGGAAGACTGAATCATCCGCTTCGCGTCGGCCGGATTGATTATGCAAATGCATGGCCGCTTTTTCACTATTTAGAGGACTATACCGAGCAAGCCGGCATCGATATTGTGCTGAAGGTACCGGCTGAACTGAACCGGTTGCTGCGCGAAGGGGAGATACAAGTTTCGGCTGTATCTTCCTTTGCTTACGGTATGAACGATAAGGATTATGTCCTGTTGCCGCATTTATCGGTAGGGTCGGAGGGAAAAGTAAACTCAATCCTGCTGTTCCTTAAACAACCGATCGAGCAATCTTCTCCGGAGCGAATTGCTGTTACAACAACGTCGGCAACGTCGGTTAACCTGCTGAAAATATTAATGAAAAAGTATTACGAGCTTGATCCGGCATACGAGTCGGCTGAGCCGGATCTTGACCGGATGCTGGAGTGGGCCGATGGCGCTCTTCTGATCGGCGATCCTGCTATCCGGGAGTCTTGGGAAAACAAAGGCTTGACCGTCATTGATCTTGGTGAAGTGTGGAATCAATGGACGGGGCTGGCAATGACTTACGCCGTTGTAGCGGCGCGCAAGGAAGCGGTGGAACAGTCACCGGAGGCTTTCGAGCGATTGTTCCAGGCATTTACGGCCAGCAAGGAGAAAAGCGTAGGCGATCTTAAGCCGCTTATCCAGAAGGCAATGGAGCAGCTTGGCGGCGATCCGGATTATTGGCAAATGTACTTCACTTGCCTTAATTACGACTTTGGACCAAAGCAGCAGGAAGGCCTTACGTTGTATTTCCGGTATGCAAGTGAGCTTGGCTTGCTCGATCACGACGTGAACCTGCATTTTTATAAAGAAGAATCTCTGCCGAACAGGTGAAAGTATGAAACTATTAGACATTTTTGCAAAGTTAAAAGGCGATATGTCCCGAATCGAGCAAGAGCTGGAACGAAGCATATCGTTCGGCGATGAGCTGCTTAGCGAGACGTCTCTTCACCTGCTGAAGGCAGGGGGGAAACGGCTGCGCCCCGTATTTGTGCTTCTAGCGGGCAAGTTCGGCCAATACGACCTTGATAAACTGACGAAAGTAGCCGTGCCGCTTGAACTCATCCATATGTCTTCCCTGGTGCATGACGATGTTATTGACGATGCATCAACGCGGCGCGGTCAGCTAACCGTCAAATCCAAATGGGATAATCGG
This region of Paenibacillus sp. JDR-2 genomic DNA includes:
- a CDS encoding ABC transporter permease yields the protein MREKSLDFIFKFGSLLVIALVILFFSMWDEHFFTYANLSDILRSISITTFVAIGVTFSLTVDGFDLSVGSTVSLTTVVTAAFMVWYEQPVVVVIIVALLIGALVGLLNALLIVKIRIPDMLATLAVMYIVGGIHKTYTKGYSIYNNMPMPDGSTAPGKFSESFLWLGQGKLLGIPVPVVLMIIAVIAVHLFFKYTRWGRQMYTTGGNEEAARLSGVRVRRIRTFAYVASGIFAAIGGILYAARVGTGQIDAGAPMMMESVAAVFIGYSVLGAGRPNVIGTFFGAILIGVLLNGMTMMKVQYYANDIVKGVVLVLALAVTFIHLSRRRSG
- a CDS encoding HU family DNA-binding protein, whose protein sequence is MNKTDLINKVAELSDLSKKDATKAVDAVFEAISDALQSGDKVQLVGFGNFEVRERQARKGRNPQTGEEIDIAASKMPAFKPGKSLKDLVSN
- the mtrB gene encoding trp RNA-binding attenuation protein MtrB codes for the protein MEPNQGDYIVIKAKDQGVQVIGLTRGQDTKFHHTEKLDKNEILIVQFTDHTSAVKIRGKASVMTKHGTMDTDQ
- a CDS encoding heptaprenyl diphosphate synthase component 1, with the protein product MKPYRINELASKYVEYDMIQTYTELPAFPDPRLRLLHAVLSEHETLEPRSELYSLVVSLVQLGMDTHDLIDTEETRRSENEMRSRQLKVLAGDYFSSRFYQLLSQAGQISMVSKISAAVCEVNRLKMDLYTKMQQSQLKAEEYLNKLTELKSEMFQLFSGMMEGAFVKLWPEMLEDVSRCETVLDEMNRFDSPSRFYQSWAYWHVMQEGTPEEQQSLSRKTEHSFIYDLRGKYELQSSLVSKLKAAADSLRSTAAKLESDQLKKVLQELADSFLEKMAAHTRA
- a CDS encoding demethylmenaquinone methyltransferase, with product MNANTSSESSSGSGSKEHVHALFENIAPKYDMMNDLLSFRRHKAWRKFTMRKMSVQQGQTALDLCCGTCDWTIALAKASGTGQVTGLDFSQNMLDVGSVKVNGEGLNKQITLIQGNAMELPFADNSFDFVTIGFGLRNVPDYLQVLKEMERVVKPGGKVVCLELSKPLWQPFKGMYYLYFERMLPTIGKWVAKRFDEYKWLPDSLKLFPDANQLSELFRQAGLREVQAYPLTGGIAALHIGTKEKSQQ
- a CDS encoding UbiA-like polyprenyltransferase; its protein translation is MIRKLRIILEMIKFEHSVFALPFAFMGAVLGTLAVEKRLPSWGEIGWIALAMVGARSAAMSLNRVIDKAIDKANPRTAQRALPAGLLKSIEVILFIIVSFALLFIAAANLDPIAMKLMPIAVVMLVLYSYMKRITWLCHVFLGLTIGLSPLGGWVAVTGSLNASAWVLYFTVALWIAGFDIVYATQDYEYDRDNGLHSIPARFGLRGALWIARGFHVVTAIGFFALFWMTELSWVYLIGTIASILMLFYQHWLVRPNDLSRVQIAFFGMNGTLSVVLFVFAMFDLLVVHQW
- a CDS encoding UbiX family flavin prenyltransferase, giving the protein MVEFSGATRPKRWVVGITGASGAIYGIRLIEELLQANYVVHVVVTEAGWRVLKEELGWDTSRRQAALEQRFGEAVTAGRLVFHPNADIGASIASGSFQVEGMAIVPCSMGSLASMARGISDDLLTRAADVMLKEGRKLIIVPRETPLHAIHLENMLTLARLGVRIIPAMPAFYYKPQSMDEMINFLVGKVLDSMSIEHQLFRRWGDDLT
- a CDS encoding menaquinone biosynthesis protein, with the translated sequence MTGRLNHPLRVGRIDYANAWPLFHYLEDYTEQAGIDIVLKVPAELNRLLREGEIQVSAVSSFAYGMNDKDYVLLPHLSVGSEGKVNSILLFLKQPIEQSSPERIAVTTTSATSVNLLKILMKKYYELDPAYESAEPDLDRMLEWADGALLIGDPAIRESWENKGLTVIDLGEVWNQWTGLAMTYAVVAARKEAVEQSPEAFERLFQAFTASKEKSVGDLKPLIQKAMEQLGGDPDYWQMYFTCLNYDFGPKQQEGLTLYFRYASELGLLDHDVNLHFYKEESLPNR